Below is a window of Rhipicephalus sanguineus isolate Rsan-2018 chromosome 9, BIME_Rsan_1.4, whole genome shotgun sequence DNA.
CGATGGCTGGAAGAAGCTAAAGCCTAATGCTGTGCCGACGCTTTTCCCGCGGAAGGGTAAGTGTCGAGCCATTTGGATACACAGGTGCGCAGTGGCTGTTCCTGTAAAGCCACTTCCATTCTTTTCGCCTCTGTGTGGCTCATGTAAGGTTtgtaattgggggggggggggggggggggggtgcggttgTTTACTTcgattttttttcaaatttgcaATTTGTATATATGcccgcacacgtacaaacgcgcACACGAGCAtgcatagagtatggttgaacccttcctccccccccccccccccccccgcctttacCCCTGAAagaaaatttctgactacgcccctgctgtgcgatgtcagtgatcGTTAAAAGAGCACCAGATGTTCGAAAtattggagccctccactgcggcgcgcctcataaccacatcgtgtggtttcggcacgtaaaaccctagaaattattattattattattattattattattattacgtcacacgatgacgtcatcacatggcatcgtcgctcgCTCAGCGGTAGGCCGACCGCGGAGGTAATGCAACGTCACGTGAGGTGCACAAACATTCCGGGAGCAGGAACAACGCAATTAACAGAGAATTGTCAAGGTAATTTAACGCGCGCCTCTAGCACTGCGGCTCATTACGTCGTATCGGAAGTCTGGTACCCGGCTGTGTAACTTAATGCATCGCCAAGTGTGCAGCGGGCTTCCGCCTTCAACTGTTGGAGAAAGCTTAACACGCGTTGCCGAACTTTTTACCTTCTGCAGAGCCTGCTCGCGGTAGAAAGTCGCGGAAACTTTCAACAGGAGCAGCAGCGCCATCTGAAGCGAACGACGGTTCGACTCCCACCGAAGGACCCGCAGGCCTCGTGTCGACGGAGGCGGAGGTACACCTGCTGCCGTCCTCCAATGGCGACGATACGTCTCCTCGGCGGAGCAGCCGCATCAGGACACGGACACGGCCAGCCAAGACAAGGAGGACGCCGCGGCGCACGACCGCTACGAAAGTGTCGGACGCGCCGAAAGCTGTACCGCTAGAGTCTCCTTGTTCAAAAAGTGCCTGCGTCGAATCTCGAGAACAGCTGGCGGTCATGATCAGGAGGCACGATGAACTCGTGGAAGCCTACGGCGTTGCGAACTCGACCGTTGAGACGCTTAGGAGTAGGGTCGAGGAATTGGAGAACACCGTGGAAATCCTTCGACAGCGTCTACAGCCTCGCGAAAGTGGAGACTTTCAACCGTCGCCGTGAGATATATGAACCAAAGAAGTTTGTACATTCAATAAAGCTGCCGCTTAAGTTTCCTGCAGGGCGTCGGTgcgaaatatttttatttcgGTTTTAGGTTTGTTTCACCGAAGACATTTCCGTTCCCTTTCTGTaccgggacgaaaaaaaaaaaatgttccgtaactgTTCGGAACGGTTTTTTAATTGTGTGCAAAAATTTGCAATCAAACTAGCGACAAAAATATAATATTTTATCATGAGTGAATTACGAATTCTCTAAGCAGGCCGaatgctttgcgtcaagggagtgagcatgatctaAAGAGCAGCACGTCATCGAGTGTAGTTTCTGATATGCGAGACCATTGTTctgataataaaaaaataaaaataaaaatcagcGCCGACATTGTTCTCTCGACGCTGGCCTGTGTGACTGGCTGGTCCACTTTCGTTAATATAAACAGCTCGGGTGGCCGCTGTTTTCATTTATCGAAACATTTGACCACATCTTTGCCTCGGAATTCTTGCCTGAGATACACGCTAATACTGTCCCCTGAGATACGCAGtaatgctcacgttgcatgacc
It encodes the following:
- the LOC119404754 gene encoding peroxynitrite isomerase THAP4, which codes for MTGCCVPFCSNNSRNGWRTFRFPRDPKRRLQWIANVKRDNWLPKDTSSVCQAHFVEESFEQHRADGWKKLKPNAVPTLFPRKEPARGRKSRKLSTGAAAPSEANDGSTPTEGPAGLVSTEAEVHLLPSSNGDDTSPRRSSRIRTRTRPAKTRRTPRRTTATKVSDAPKAVPLESPCSKSACVESREQLAVMIRRHDELVEAYGVANSTVETLRSRVEELENTVEILRQRLQPRESGDFQPSP